Proteins co-encoded in one Pseudoalteromonas sp. MEBiC 03607 genomic window:
- a CDS encoding antitoxin Xre/MbcA/ParS toxin-binding domain-containing protein, with translation MNAVETDYLGVVTDGRVTIHSNTIDEINVATQGVTVSAIKSLAKELNWDANILATSIGTTTRTLERYSKDRKRLSAKLSENALEIARISSQGIAYFGDVKRWNEWLNTPNIQFANQEPKSVIHTIRGRELIKRVIMGLEYGFTA, from the coding sequence ATGAATGCTGTAGAAACTGATTATTTAGGTGTTGTTACTGATGGTAGGGTAACAATTCATTCTAATACAATTGATGAGATTAATGTTGCAACACAAGGTGTAACTGTCAGTGCGATTAAATCACTCGCTAAAGAGCTGAATTGGGATGCCAACATTTTAGCAACCTCCATTGGCACCACGACCCGTACACTTGAGCGCTACAGTAAAGACCGAAAACGTTTAAGTGCTAAGCTGAGCGAAAATGCTTTAGAGATTGCACGTATTTCATCGCAAGGCATTGCCTACTTTGGTGACGTTAAACGTTGGAATGAGTGGCTTAATACGCCCAACATTCAATTTGCGAATCAAGAGCCAAAGTCAGTGATCCATACTATCCGTGGCCGTGAACTGATAAAGCGAGTGATAATGGGGCTTGAGTACGGGTTCACAGCTTAA
- a CDS encoding RES family NAD+ phosphorylase: MICYRIAPKVHNDLANALSGLGGLYAQGRWHFVGKPIVYTASSRSLAMLERLVNDTTDILSKNLSITTIQIPDDLKVIRLVASELPKAWDDHPYITDTQALGSDWLASMEAAVLQVPSSLCPDEYNFLINPLHTDISKIKCIDSKDFFYPNRLAVKL; this comes from the coding sequence ATGATTTGCTACCGAATAGCACCGAAAGTTCATAATGATCTGGCTAACGCGTTATCTGGGCTTGGTGGTTTATATGCACAGGGGCGGTGGCATTTTGTTGGTAAACCCATTGTTTATACGGCGAGCTCGCGCTCTTTAGCAATGCTTGAGCGATTAGTGAATGACACAACCGACATATTAAGTAAAAACTTGAGTATCACCACTATACAGATACCTGATGATCTAAAGGTTATTAGGCTAGTAGCCAGCGAACTGCCAAAAGCATGGGATGATCACCCCTATATTACAGACACTCAGGCATTAGGTTCTGATTGGCTAGCATCGATGGAAGCAGCCGTGTTGCAAGTTCCTTCTAGTTTATGCCCCGACGAATACAATTTTTTAATTAATCCATTGCACACAGACATAAGCAAAATAAAATGCATTGATAGCAAAGACTTTTTCTATCCAAATCGGTTGGCTGTAAAGCTTTGA
- a CDS encoding monovalent cation:proton antiporter-2 (CPA2) family protein, with the protein MTDFLLIAYIFLLAGIIAVPIASKLGLGSVLGYLLAGIVIGPTLTFLNVDVIAIQHFAEFGVVMMLFIVGLELEPKALWSMRKQLIGLGGGQVILSAAAFTGIGLAFGHAWQTALTIGLILSLSSTAIVLQTLSERGLLKSDGGQASFSVLLTQDIAVIPMLAFIPLLALPELAPAIADTAHASEDAHAGLSLVADLEGWQAALVTLGMIALVIFGGNYLTAPIFRFVAQARLRELFTATALFFVIGIALMMSLVGLSPALGTFLAGVVLANSPYKHELESNIDPFKGLLLGLFFITVGASINFQLLTDNLATIVLLTGALIATKTVVLLILGRIFGLRGASLWLLALGLAQAGEFGFVLLAYSVSNNVLAAALADQLLLVVTLSMLLSPGLFILYQRVIAPRFICEQAKRDEEEFPDDSHVIIAGSGRMGGLVDRILQAGGYNTTVIDYNYKQLEALEHVGIRNFFGDATRPDLLSAAGIEDAKLLVVALDDAEQITKLVRYAMQNYPHLHVVARAVDRHHVYELWTYGCRDIIRETYDSTMRMGRSAFEALGIEREKAQEMVDIFSEFDKEMLREAADAYEIGVPFEENQAYIDCINKLFEEKEPKIKQQMREICERVVSSSK; encoded by the coding sequence ATGACTGACTTTCTCTTAATCGCCTACATTTTTCTTCTGGCCGGCATTATTGCCGTACCTATTGCAAGTAAATTAGGGCTTGGCTCTGTGCTTGGCTACTTACTCGCAGGTATTGTTATTGGGCCAACACTGACATTTTTAAATGTTGATGTGATTGCCATCCAGCATTTTGCTGAGTTTGGTGTGGTAATGATGCTGTTTATTGTTGGTTTAGAGCTTGAACCCAAAGCACTTTGGTCTATGCGAAAACAGCTTATTGGTCTAGGTGGTGGCCAAGTAATTTTATCTGCTGCCGCCTTTACCGGTATAGGCTTAGCGTTTGGCCATGCTTGGCAAACAGCTCTTACAATAGGCTTAATATTATCGCTTTCATCTACCGCGATTGTGCTGCAAACACTTTCAGAGCGCGGGCTGTTAAAGTCAGATGGTGGCCAAGCCTCATTTAGCGTATTACTCACTCAAGACATAGCCGTTATTCCTATGCTTGCGTTTATTCCATTGCTTGCTTTACCAGAATTAGCACCCGCAATTGCAGATACAGCCCATGCAAGCGAAGACGCGCATGCTGGTTTAAGTTTAGTGGCAGATCTTGAGGGCTGGCAAGCTGCGCTGGTAACCTTGGGTATGATTGCACTAGTGATCTTTGGTGGTAACTACTTAACCGCACCGATTTTTAGATTTGTCGCACAAGCACGGCTTCGCGAACTATTTACTGCAACGGCTTTATTCTTTGTTATTGGTATCGCTTTGATGATGTCATTAGTTGGCTTATCACCTGCGCTTGGCACTTTTTTGGCAGGTGTTGTGCTTGCAAATTCACCTTATAAACATGAGCTTGAAAGTAATATCGATCCCTTCAAAGGGCTATTACTTGGATTATTCTTTATCACCGTTGGCGCAAGTATCAATTTTCAATTACTCACAGATAACCTAGCTACCATCGTGCTATTAACTGGGGCACTGATTGCAACTAAAACAGTTGTGCTATTAATTTTAGGCCGCATTTTTGGCTTAAGAGGCGCCTCACTTTGGTTGTTAGCACTAGGGCTTGCACAAGCTGGTGAATTTGGTTTTGTATTACTTGCTTACAGTGTGTCTAACAATGTATTGGCAGCAGCCCTTGCCGACCAGTTATTACTGGTTGTGACCCTATCAATGCTGCTTTCGCCGGGGCTATTTATTCTCTATCAACGTGTGATAGCGCCTCGCTTTATTTGTGAGCAAGCCAAGCGAGATGAAGAAGAGTTTCCTGATGATAGCCATGTGATCATTGCAGGCTCAGGCAGAATGGGTGGCCTTGTTGACCGTATTTTGCAAGCAGGTGGATATAACACCACCGTAATTGATTATAATTATAAACAACTTGAAGCACTTGAACATGTTGGTATTCGTAACTTCTTTGGTGATGCAACTCGTCCAGATTTACTCAGTGCAGCTGGCATTGAGGATGCAAAATTACTAGTTGTAGCACTTGATGATGCCGAGCAAATAACTAAACTCGTGCGTTATGCTATGCAAAATTACCCGCATTTACATGTTGTTGCCCGTGCAGTAGACCGTCACCATGTGTATGAATTATGGACATACGGTTGTCGCGATATTATTCGCGAAACGTACGACAGCACTATGCGGATGGGCCGTTCTGCTTTTGAAGCGCTTGGTATTGAGCGAGAAAAAGCCCAAGAAATGGTCGATATCTTCAGTGAATTTGATAAAGAGATGCTTAGAGAAGCAGCAGACGCTTACGAAATAGGCGTACCGTTTGAAGAGAACCAAGCCTATATCGATTGCATTAATAAGCTGTTTGAAGAAAAAGAACCTAAAATAAAACAACAAATGCGCGAGATATGCGAGCGAGTTGTTAGTAGTTCGAAATAG
- the arfA gene encoding alternative ribosome rescue factor ArfA, translated as MSKKKQRTQGQVDTGRGVINDNVYAAMVTSKLFTAKVEKPKKGKGAYQRKAKHAGRESYLIAA; from the coding sequence ATGAGCAAAAAGAAACAACGCACACAAGGCCAAGTTGATACTGGTCGCGGTGTAATTAACGACAATGTGTACGCCGCAATGGTGACATCTAAGCTGTTTACAGCAAAAGTAGAGAAACCAAAAAAAGGTAAAGGTGCTTATCAACGTAAGGCAAAACATGCAGGACGAGAGTCCTATTTAATCGCTGCTTAA
- a CDS encoding glycosyl hydrolase family 18 protein, producing the protein MSSHKLIKNAFKLSALSLGLYGFTAQAAIDCSNLEVWQQGQTHVGGDQIQAQGSAYEAKWWTQTNPVETSGIDQEWRLLGACDSVVSENQAPQISSLTPVEGSLFTSGDSVVINAIATDPDGSVASVEFFVDGTSLSVVTSAPYSASWQATQGSHVISAVATDDLGLTSTAVAHSVSVSDDVEPVNQAPVASIEFSSLPSQVTVGDSVVFALSGTDSDGQVTALSLTENSTEVHQASAASSSYTWQAPALGQFSFTLTVTDNEGATGTQSKVVNVVEATEPGSDCKPQGLYQTPGVNTPYCSVYDENGREKMGADHPRRVIGYFTSWRNGANGQPSYLVNDIPWDKITHINYAFAHVDGNNKVSIGDPNAVGNPATNMTWPGVTGAEMDPSFSYTGHFNLLNKFKKQHPDVKTLISVGGWAETGGYFGEDGTRVNSGGFYTMTTNADGSVNQAGIDAFAKSAVEFIETYGFDGVDIDYEYPSSMNDSGHPDDFPISNARRAGLNASYRVLMQKLREELDIAGEKAGKHYLLTIASPSSGYLLRGMETFQSVKYLDYVNIMSYDLHGAWNSHVGHNAALFDTGLDSELAQWGVYTTAEFEGIGYLNTDWAVRYFRGAVSAGRINIGIPYYTRGFKDVSGGTNGLWGQAALPDQSKCAKGTGVGEKNQCGNGALGIDNLWHDKNDVGEEMPAGSNPLWHAKNLENGINPSYLEIYGLTPETDADDVLTGTYTRYYDDVAVAPWLWNAEKKVFLSIEDEQSMATKVDYVINNGLGGIMFWELAGDYDYDSAKGEYFMGSSLTTLAYDKFNQSGVAYNTHQGNVDFTIPSEAVDVSFTVKDFPIGDDNYPISPTFAFTNNSDIDLSGAKISFDVPVSTSAIFKSNWNAQEKLGMAVEANGSNAAGDNIGGFENEFHRFSITLVNEWGGIEKSFNTGETVEAQVMYYMPITGPTNFTIEKNGKTYAFKYEYPMLPDGTAGSGDTGGDTGGDTGGEGSCNGVDVASIPVYPNWPQTDWAGNPSHAVGGDLMNHNNVIYEAKWWTSTEPGTSADWTVSCTL; encoded by the coding sequence ATGAGCTCGCATAAATTAATAAAAAATGCCTTTAAACTGAGTGCGCTGTCGCTAGGTTTATACGGCTTTACAGCACAGGCTGCGATTGATTGCAGCAACTTAGAAGTGTGGCAACAAGGGCAAACTCATGTTGGTGGTGATCAGATTCAAGCACAAGGTAGCGCTTATGAAGCGAAGTGGTGGACGCAAACCAATCCTGTGGAGACCTCTGGTATCGATCAAGAGTGGCGTTTATTGGGTGCTTGTGACAGCGTTGTCAGTGAAAATCAAGCGCCTCAAATTAGTAGCTTAACACCAGTAGAAGGTTCTTTATTTACTAGTGGTGACAGCGTTGTCATAAATGCAATCGCCACTGATCCTGATGGTAGCGTGGCAAGTGTTGAGTTTTTTGTTGATGGTACATCGCTGAGTGTTGTGACAAGTGCACCTTATTCAGCGAGCTGGCAAGCAACGCAAGGCAGCCATGTGATAAGTGCGGTCGCAACGGATGATTTAGGGCTAACCTCTACAGCGGTTGCACATTCAGTGAGTGTGTCTGATGACGTAGAGCCGGTTAACCAAGCGCCCGTGGCGAGCATTGAATTTAGCTCACTACCATCACAAGTAACGGTGGGTGACAGTGTGGTGTTTGCGCTTTCTGGCACTGATAGCGATGGCCAAGTAACTGCGTTATCGTTAACTGAAAACAGCACTGAAGTTCATCAAGCCAGTGCCGCTTCTTCAAGTTATACGTGGCAGGCTCCAGCACTTGGGCAATTTTCATTTACCTTAACGGTGACAGATAACGAAGGCGCGACGGGTACACAAAGCAAAGTTGTGAATGTTGTTGAAGCTACAGAACCTGGTAGCGATTGTAAACCGCAAGGCTTATACCAAACACCGGGTGTGAATACCCCATACTGTAGCGTGTATGATGAAAATGGCCGTGAGAAAATGGGCGCCGATCATCCACGCCGAGTTATTGGCTATTTTACGAGTTGGCGAAATGGTGCCAATGGTCAGCCAAGCTACTTAGTGAATGATATTCCTTGGGACAAGATCACCCATATCAACTATGCCTTTGCGCATGTTGATGGTAATAACAAGGTCTCGATTGGTGATCCAAATGCAGTTGGCAACCCTGCGACAAACATGACTTGGCCGGGCGTTACAGGCGCTGAAATGGATCCAAGCTTTAGTTACACAGGTCACTTTAACTTACTCAATAAATTTAAAAAACAACACCCAGATGTAAAAACCTTAATCTCTGTAGGTGGTTGGGCTGAAACTGGCGGTTATTTTGGTGAAGACGGTACTCGCGTAAATAGCGGTGGTTTCTACACGATGACAACCAATGCTGATGGCTCAGTGAACCAAGCGGGGATTGATGCTTTTGCGAAAAGCGCCGTTGAATTTATTGAAACCTACGGCTTTGATGGTGTCGATATTGATTATGAATACCCATCGTCAATGAATGACTCAGGCCACCCTGATGATTTTCCTATCTCTAATGCACGTCGTGCAGGCCTTAATGCATCGTATCGTGTATTGATGCAAAAACTTCGTGAAGAACTTGATATTGCAGGTGAAAAGGCAGGTAAGCATTACTTATTAACGATTGCTTCGCCATCTTCAGGTTACTTATTACGTGGCATGGAAACATTCCAAAGCGTGAAGTATCTCGACTACGTTAACATTATGTCTTATGACTTACATGGTGCATGGAATTCACATGTAGGCCACAACGCAGCCTTGTTTGATACTGGCCTTGATTCTGAATTAGCGCAATGGGGCGTTTATACCACTGCAGAGTTTGAAGGAATTGGTTATTTAAATACGGATTGGGCAGTACGTTATTTCCGCGGTGCGGTCTCTGCAGGTCGAATCAATATTGGTATTCCATATTACACCCGTGGCTTTAAAGATGTGTCGGGTGGTACCAATGGTTTATGGGGCCAAGCAGCGCTACCCGATCAATCAAAATGTGCTAAAGGAACCGGCGTTGGTGAGAAAAACCAATGCGGTAATGGCGCACTTGGCATCGATAATCTATGGCACGATAAGAACGATGTTGGTGAAGAAATGCCAGCTGGTTCAAACCCGCTATGGCATGCGAAAAACCTCGAAAATGGTATTAATCCATCTTACCTTGAAATCTATGGTCTAACGCCAGAAACCGATGCAGATGATGTATTAACGGGTACTTACACACGTTACTACGATGATGTGGCGGTTGCTCCATGGCTTTGGAATGCAGAGAAAAAGGTTTTCTTATCAATTGAAGATGAGCAATCAATGGCAACCAAAGTTGATTATGTTATCAACAATGGCCTTGGCGGCATCATGTTTTGGGAGCTTGCCGGTGACTATGATTATGACTCAGCGAAAGGTGAGTATTTCATGGGCTCAAGCTTAACCACACTTGCTTACGATAAATTTAACCAAAGTGGTGTGGCTTACAACACTCATCAAGGTAATGTCGATTTTACCATTCCAAGCGAAGCGGTTGACGTAAGCTTTACGGTGAAAGACTTCCCAATTGGTGATGATAACTACCCGATTTCACCTACATTCGCATTCACCAATAACTCAGATATCGACTTAAGCGGCGCAAAAATCAGCTTTGATGTGCCCGTTTCTACCTCTGCAATTTTCAAATCAAATTGGAATGCACAAGAAAAGCTCGGTATGGCTGTTGAAGCGAATGGTTCTAATGCGGCTGGCGATAATATCGGCGGCTTTGAAAATGAGTTTCATCGTTTTTCAATCACCTTAGTGAATGAGTGGGGCGGTATCGAAAAGTCATTTAACACAGGTGAAACCGTTGAGGCACAAGTTATGTACTACATGCCAATTACGGGGCCAACTAATTTCACTATTGAGAAAAATGGCAAAACTTACGCTTTTAAATACGAATACCCAATGCTACCAGATGGCACTGCAGGCAGTGGTGATACTGGCGGTGATACCGGTGGTGATACGGGTGGCGAGGGAAGCTGTAATGGTGTTGATGTAGCAAGCATCCCTGTGTATCCAAATTGGCCGCAAACTGACTGGGCTGGTAACCCAAGCCATGCTGTTGGCGGCGACCTAATGAATCACAACAACGTGATTTACGAAGCAAAGTGGTGGACGAGCACAGAGCCAGGCACATCGGCTGACTGGACGGTGAGTTGCACGCTTTAA